The following nucleotide sequence is from Aedes aegypti strain LVP_AGWG chromosome 3, AaegL5.0 Primary Assembly, whole genome shotgun sequence.
ctggtatactgttcagaaaccacctggatagttcttccgacaatgttcacgtcgtcagcaaagcagatgaactggctggatttattgaacaTCGTGCCCCGcagttgaagcccgcccgtttcataacaccttctagcgcaatattgaacaggaggcaggaaagaccatcgccttgtcaaAGTCCTTTgtgtgtttcaaacgggtccgataatgcacccgatatcttcacacagcactgtacactatccatcgttgctttgatctagtcagtttcccgggaaaaccatgctcgtccatagctcttcgcaatcgatggtatcataggccactttgaaatcgatgaataggtggtgcgtaggaacttgatattcgcgacacttttggaggatcagccgcaacataaagatttggtctgtcgtcgatcgcccgtccacaaaaccggcttgataacttcccacaaatctgcttgccagtggcgatagacggcggaagatgatctgggaaagcactttataggctgcgttaagaatggtgatcgctcgatagttctcacattctaacttgtcaccctttttgtatattgggtatattattccctccctCCACtactccggtagctgttctgtatcccagatcctggctatcaatcggtgcagacaagtggccaacctgtccgggcccattttaataagttccgctccaataccatcctttccagctgctttgttgttcttgagctgtttgatagcatccttaacttcgcctattgtgggagttggcacgtctcccttatccgccgtactgatgaagccattcctcctgctgtcctgatcttcctcctctgcgccgtttaggtgttcatcgtagtgctgcttccacctttcgatcacctcacgttcgtccgtcaagatacctccatccttatcccagcACATTTCGGTTCACGGCACAAAGCCGctgaacgatacagctgctccttctcttcgcactccaactcttccaggcggcgctttttatcccggaatagatgggtttgctgtcttcgcttctgtttgtagcgttccacgttttgacgggtgccttgctgcagcatcattgCCCGCGCATTCTTCTCGTCtgaaaccgtctgacactccttgtcgaaccaaccgttccgtcgatttccttccacgaacccaatggcaccttccgttgcgttgttaatggctgctttgagactactccagcagtactcaagaggggcttcgatgagctctccctcttccggcaacgctgcctcaaggcgttgcgcgtattcagttgcgacttcgggatgcttgagtcgttccagattgtaccgttgtgggcgtcggtaccgaatgttgttcacaacggagagtcgttggcgcactttaaccgtcacaagatAGTGGTccaaatcgatgtttgcgccgcgatatcaatcaaaacgtggtcgccgtaagatcatcgtgcacagcactgtttagattcccacgctggcactaggacgatgatcagctgctcctaacatggagaacagacgctgttttgagtcgctcctaacatggagaacagacgctctgataagctaccccctcagaagagaggagccccccttccctgtcagcatacgaccaaggttacccgatcttccctatagggaccacaaatggggtctattttatacctgcaggtacgcgaagtaccaatggtacgcattgtctaGTCATTTACCACCCGAAAAAAGGATTCACAAGGaaataatcaaaatgttgttaaacatgatgctgaattaaactgcgATAATGTTGTTTGTTATAGTATCGAATTAACATTATTACGATGTATGATTTCAATCACTAAATGATAAATAgcctaataatttcgccagatttgcttgaacaatgggCGGAATGAATGAGTTGcctatgaaatcaaacttatagaatactaacatgtaactttgattatcgattcaaaaaaagttccaacGAGTTCCGCCCTAAATCATGCATAGACATGTTTCTTAGAGTGTCCTCTAAGGcgtctgaaagatacagctgcaactccctgcaactcttcgagattgTCGACTATTTTTAGGTATAGTCTTTAACCAGCACACGTATgaaatgagttgtttgtgataatAGATCCAAAAATCTTGCAACACTATATGGTCTTGGCTAAACCAGACATTACATCAGAGCATGTATGTAAATggttaaaataatatatattacatgtggtttccaagattttattcaaatttatctaaaaaactgaaaaatagatttttgtttgtgttaaggcgtataagtcacttttgcagctacgaaTGAGAAGaaacatatttgcaaataacttgtTACATCATTATGAGCAATAAGAGTACAAATTGCAAGGTTTTTCTTGGAATATAATGGAATTGGcgcttgagacagttttgcgattatgcgtatattatatgtcgtttatgcaaattgtagctcCTTTAACCAGAAACAACTTTCTAttccataccaaggtgctcTAATAGCTTGATCTTTCAGTGTTGATTAttgtcccgcatctccatacattcaacgcactgtgcggcTTACGCAAGTTCCAACCTGGTTCAAAAACGTTTGCTTGAGTAATTTCAAGTTAGTTTCGTTttggcgctcctgtttggggcgccctgaccgggatcacggtcagtttgagcgcgcacctgatttgacgtttccgaatgtaaacaagcatcccaatgcaggggtggaatcgaaaaactgttgcaaaatcaccacctgatacccatagggttgaacaaactgtgccacatatagaattatttttcaaaatgtggtgggTGAGTatccaagttttcaaaaatttgtaagaaaatcaagagtgcatataaacaaaatctgaaagcgttaatattcattaaaaatgattgtctttcgaagaaaaatacaaaaactgggggttagatctgacggaaatggtctattgtgtgaacagacgaactaacgttttggttgcttcgcacttcagctgtttccatgcttaacatgaacatgattaaaagctgaatTCAAATTCTCTGAGATTTTCGTGAGATTCCTGCAAACTCTGGTCTTtggaatttttgtaaattttggatCCCTTTGATTTCCAGTTCCGTTGGGATTCCAGAGGAAATCTTCAATTATAGTATAAATTTGAAAGTGtgaatgtaaaaatgtaaaagaaaaTCCTGAATTCAATCACTATTgggtgattttatttttatttctaagaattccagggatactaccaggaaacctaccgaaataacgagaataCCACAGAAATACTAAGAATCCCATACCATCATCGGAGTTCaacatgctgtttttttttaattcacagGGGAtgctcaaaattctaccgctatttcatcaaattctcagtACTGGAATCTTGAAAATGTTAGGAACTTGATAATTTCACTattgctgtaatctcaagattcaTTCATAGGATACATATTGCTAGCTTAAGTCTGGTATCCACATCCTAAGTAGAGCAGTCAAGTACAATTTGTtgctaattaccaaagtaattttgacagtcaATCCAATATGAGCGAACTGTCACTATTTTCCTTGCggaataatagggtcctaaagccctgtcccaaatttagtgccaaacgcttaaatttAGGCCAAGAACACATGTTTAAtcaattttataatgttttccggtagtttaagtccaaaaaactttttttatgtttatgttagattttgtcacaccccttggcttaaactcaaattttgggtgtgttttgttttccgtgtcccttccgaaatgtcaaataggaaaaaccccagtgttaaaactaaaacccctaaAAATTTTGGACCCTACTTCTGTACGGAAAaatgacagctccatttgattttgacggcagcaggcttgggaactgtgaccactatttaccacagttcatcgattctgccagtcaaccaaaacacaaagcagcagcagcatcaataccatcaggcgttgcgctgccaatgGTTCACACACTGTTTGACTGTTTATGTCTCTCatctatgatcgttttcgggcagccatctcgagatggatgattgaaaaaaatgctcgagtcatttcgcattcgggtttgaaaaaacgttaggaagaagaggattacagttttgaagagccatgacatttttttgttttgaacggtcatggtttgctttggattttgatgatcgtgtagaaaaatctgaatttcgaggtggtaaatgattgctacagtacatttcccatccctggatGGCGGCGTTATGAAACGTTACGAACATTCGCTCTACTTGTCAACtggatacagctcaagtaatttggaCAGCTGAAGTTTTTCTGAACAAGCGACGAATTTGGCATATAtgcatgattttattgattttaagtgtcactctgaatggaatttcttaacgtgcagcatcagtcactgctcatgttcgaaaatagtaggtactacatgttcgaaaggttttttattcataccaaaagtgtagtaaactttgtggattttgtttttgagtagatgctacatgtagtaaagttcaaagctttttattcatatttcatACCGCccaatgtgtgcgtagcagctgcaaaataatatatttaatAAAGCATCTATTCAGTGTGTAGTTGGGAAGAATTGCTTAATAAAtcaaatgattataaaatacacacttagaaaatatcaccgactccggtaattttattaccgaaatataaaccgctgagcgATCGGtacccgaataaaaaatacaatacaaaaacaatataacgtattgtaacagtaccattcaatatattggaaatacaatacagtatatgtaaaatgacaatacaattacagtacaatatattgttttgaacagttcactgtatggtatatgaaatttttgcaatataatgtatgggtggttaagtatcgtaacaatacaaatatagatattttctcatacaaacattttgaaaatacaatacgatataatgttcatgtattgtcttgattagcaattcgtgtattgttgtacaatacaaaaacaattcaacgaactgtatcatggttgcatttgtcgttacagctaatgtcaagtgacttctaaaaaacaacttatttttactttttgaatatttttcacccaacatttcttgatttctgaacttgttttgtttatttctttcagcaaagctacatagaaaaaagcaacagttgttttacgcgaaaataggaatttgaccaaaattgtaaggtataaaaccaattaaaaacaatacaatgttctgttacaatatattatattgtttttgaattgtatatccaaacaagaataatattgcttcaacattcaattacaatacgctgtattgtatccaatacgttatattgtacattaatggtttattccattcactgaatgatacgtttttatccgggtaatGCTTTCGGTAATGCTAAGAATTACCGAACAATCAGTAATTTAAATCCAAacgcagctgtcaaaataattATACAAAATGTTCGCGAATTATTACCGAACGAATTGTGAAAATTATTACCGAACGCTTTGTTCATATCAGCAGGCAGTCGGTATTGAATAGGACGATTGAGAATCAGAAATTATACTGATATCAAATTAAATAATCCGCATTTTGTATTCTCCTAGacgagtttatttttttttcatgaattcaatTCCACTGAAGTAAAATAATGGCAATGTATACATATTTAACACACTGTTATTCTCATTATTAATGTATTTTTAAAATCCCCGTTAATGAACAGGAAAGTTCGCGGCAATGGGACATTGAATACTCTCAGCGACTCCGGCAACAACGTAAGGTAAGGTGCAAAAATCCACTAATTCCACAGTCCTGGCTGTTTCGGTATACAGAAATAAAACACGCGTGCTCTGTTACGCTAGAAATCTTCAACTAACTTTATTCAAGGGGTCCAATAATAACGCTTTGCTTACATGTAGTTAAGGGGCTTACCGAAGTAAAATTACATCGATTACAAGATTACAACATCTTCCCTTTTTCAAACAAAGAAAAGTAATTAACTCATAACGTAATCTTTGAACTTAGTAGGCATTTTAACTTCTCTCTTTGGTTTGTTCATCCTCTCGGGTTGTGGTGTCATTTTCGTGACAGGTGTCCCTAAATGTTTTCGGTTCGGTGAATGAACGGCAATTGCTGGTGCTTGCTTGGAACTTTGGTCGACTGATTGTGTCTCTAGCAAGGCTGTGTTCCTCCAAGCATCGCCAGGTGTTTCTGCGGAGGGTAATGAAGATGATAATTGCAGAGAAACATTTGGTGTTGGTTCTTCATGCGGATTCGATTCAGCGATAGGAAAACTAGAACCCCCAACATTCCTCGGTTTTACGTGTACCACATCCCTCCTATACGTCGTCCCGTTTCTTTCTACCAAATACGAGCGTTCACTGAGCTTATTCTTAATTTCAGCTGGCACCCAAGTTTTAGAGACATCCGGATTTAGTTGAACGAATACAGGATCACCAACCTCAAGAGAAGGGAGTCGGCGAGTTGACTTGTCGTACTGGTACTTCACCTTCCTTTTATTATCCTGGATAGCTTCTGGTACATTCGGAACGATTCTTGGCATAAGGTTCGTGGCAGACATGGGAACCTCACACCTCGTGCTCCGAGAGAATAACCTGCATACCGGGCTGGATCCAAGCTTGTTCGGTGTGTTTCTCCAGTTCAGCAGCATCAGCCATAAGTCCTGCTTCGAATCTTCAGCCTTCTTAATAAGCTTTTTTGCTATCTTTACAGAAGATTCGGCCTTCCCGTTCGCTTGTTGGTGGTACGGCGAGGATGTCACATGCTCAATGTCCCATTCTTTGGTAAATCGTGCCATCTCACTGTTGACGAAATTGCTCCCATTATCGGTCAAAATCCGTTGTGGTTTTCCATGCCGCGAAAAATTCTTCTTGCAAACATCCACCATTGTGTGCATCGTAAGATCTGGTAGCAAATCCAGTTCAAAAAAATCGGAAAAGTGATCTACCGTTACAAGAAAATATCTTGCCTTGCCCTTGTATGGAACCGTCAATACATCCATTGATATAAACTGGAATGGATGCACAGGGACAGGGTGCGTTTGCATAGGTGGCTTGCATTGGGATGCAGAAAATTTGGCACAAGTGGCACAAAGCGAGATGGTGTGCTTGATGTGATTCGACATTCCAGGCCAAAATATGTTTGCTCGTGCCAACTTGAGCGTTCCTTCTACACCAGAATGAGCGATGTGAACTCGGCCAATCATGGAACGCCACAATATTGGAGGAAtaactatcttttcatttcggAATACCAACCCGTCTTGGGTCGCCAACTCATCTCTATACTTGAAATACATTTTAGCATGACAAGACACCCCATCAATGGATTTCGGCCATCCTCTGCGAATATACTCGGTCACACACTGAAGTCCTTCATCGTTAGCAGTATGGCGGATAATTTCAGAAATTCGTTCGCTGGAGATGTTAAGGCAATTTTGCAGTTGTACTTCTTCAACCCCAGCAAGAATTTTGTACACATGCTGCTTTGCCATGATACCATTGCTGTCAGAGTCGCTAGGTGCTCTTGATATGGCATCGGCCACTACATTGTCCTTGCCTTTGACAAATTGCAGAACCAAATTATACCGCTGCAAGGCCAGCAGCATGTGTTGCAAGCGCTTTGGTGCGGTGAGCAGaggtttttcaaaaatgttcaatagTGGTTTGTGATCAGTTTTGATAATGACCTTGGGGTTACCAACGATCAACTGATCAAAGCGTGTACAGGCAAATACTATCGCCAGCAATTCTTTCTCTATTTGAGCGTAACCCTTTTCAGTTTTGGTGAGCGTTCGAGAAGCATATCCGACGACGCCCTTTTGCTGGTATACGGCTACACCCAACCCTTGGCAGCTGGCATCGCATTCTATTAACAACGGTTCGGTACGGTTATAATATTGCAATGCAGTGTGCTCGGAAATAGACTGTCTTACGTTATCGAACTCGGTCTTCTCCTCAGAAGTCCAGCGCCAAGTTGCATTTTCAGGAATGAGCTTCCTCAGAGAAACAAGTTTACTGCTCAAATTAGGAATATACCTCGCAAGGTAATTAGCCATGCCCACAAATCTGTGAACTTCTGTAGGTGACGTTGGCGCAGGGTAGTTTTGTATGGCTTCAATTTTCCGCATATCAGGTTTCAGTCCTTCGGAGGTAAGGACATGACCAAAGAAGTTGACGGACGTTTGGCACAAATTAAGTTTTGTAATGTTGAGTTTCACACCATTACTTCGAAGACGTATCAACAGATTTTCCAATCTTTGGTTGTGACATGCCAAGGCTTCTTCAAAGTTATCCCCTGTTCCGATTATTAAAATATCGTCCGCCAAACATTCAATACCTTCAAGTCCCTGTAGCGCTTCTTGCaattttgtctggaatatttccGGCGCTGAGGAAATACCAAAAGGCATTCTGAGCCACCGGTAGCGCCCGAATGGGGTCCAAAAAGTAGTAAGCTTACTACTGGCTTCATCTAATACTACCTGCCAGAAGCCCTTTCTGGTGTCAACCGTTGAAAATATCATTGCTTTTCCGAGTTCTGGTAATATTTCATCCAATGTTGTAAACTGAAGGTTTGGACGCTTCAGGGCTTTATTTAGAGGAATGGGATCCAGACACACGCGAAGAGAATCCGACCCAGGGGTATTTTTCTTCACTATAACTAAGTTACTCACCCAGTCGGTGTGTTGGGACTCCTTCTGAATGATTCCGTCCTGAACCAGCTGATCTAACTTTCGTCGGAGATCCTCTCTGAAGGCAATTGGAATGCGACGGGGTGTCTGAATCACTGGCTTCACGGTTTTGTCAATTTCCAACCTGACGGTGCCTTCCATTTTCCCATATCCTTCAAATACATCCTGATAGTTTCGCACGATGTTTCTGGCTTCTTCTTGGTACTTGTCTAGCACTTGATACGCAGCTGAATCACGACGAACGGTGTTGCAAAATTTGACCAGGCCAAGGGTGGTACAAACTGCCACTGATAGCAGCGGTGGATGATTTATGTTCACCACCTGGAATACCATCGTGTATCGCCGGCCCTTATGCTGACACTGCACTTCAATTTTTCCCAGGACTTCGATCGAGGTGCCGTTGAAGGCTCGCAAACGGCACTTGGAAGCTTTCAACTCTGGATCAACTTCTCCCGACAATTTTTTCAGCCAGTCAATTCCGATTATACTAGCGCGGGCACCAGTATCCAGCTCACAGCAAACATTTTTCCACACGTTTCCAAACTTCAGTGAGAGTTCAGCCAAAACCGCACCTCCTGTGGCAGAATTATCCATAATTTTCCCAATCacagtttcttcttcttcttggatcCAGATCTCTCGTTCTTCATCGTCATCAGCAGCCCGGATAGACCTCGCTTCCGATGTTGTTACCGCTTTCACTCTTCTACCTTGCTTCGGCCTTCCAAATGATCCACTCGATTTACAGACCTTTTGGAAATGATTCCTGCCACCACACTTATCACAACGTTTTCCAAAGGCCGGGCACGATCCTCGTTGGAAAGGATGTCTGCCACCACAAAACTTGCAAACTTGATCGGTAACCTTGTTGACTTCCACCGGCGGTTCCAAAGACAGCTGCTTTGAATGTCGTGCTGTAATTTCTTCCATCCTGCAAAGGTCGATGGCTTTCGTCAGGTTCACATCTGGCATGGTCAACATTTTCGCTTTCAAACTAGACCACTTGTTCGACGTCACTATTTTAAACACCATCATATCCTGCTCCAATGGACCAAATCGACACGGTTTTCCCAGCACCTTCAAACGACTCACGTATTCGTCGATTGTTTCTGTCGGAATCTGGATCGCAGAGAAAAACTCCAGCCGGTCAACAATAATATTTCGAACTGGCACTACCTTGTTCCTGATTACTTCTAATACAGCTTCCGGAGACGATTTCTGCTGCTCACTTAACTCGAAATTGAAGTAACGCTTCAGTGCATCCGTTCCAACGACTGACAACAAAAAACTGACTTTCTTCTTATTTTCGGTTTCAGGCCAGTCGTTCATGCCGACAGCGACTGCATAATTTTTCCAATTGGATTCGAAGAAAGTAAAGTTCAACTCCATATCTCCTTCCAAGCAAAGTGGTGGTGGTAACGGCACTGATTGGGAAGTCATATGTGCTGGTGACGCTGGATTCGGGATGGTTATCTGGAAATTTCCCATTCGTTCCGCCCAATAGGCGAAaatctgattttgctgctttaGCAGCTGCGCAATTTCTTCCGCCATTTTGATGAGGCTTGCAATGCTTTCGACCGCGatattgtcgcgcgcccaccaaatcggaacgcgcgtgtgggacacgcgacgtgtgactcgttcccgacataactgtcataatgacatgtgcggcgctgcattcttacgatgtttatgaacacagcgcactattcaaatattagtcgcgacgcttgaagattaagaaaataatatatttaaaaaaaatgtttgtccttatttctgtcggatccataatatTTATATACGTATTTCGCGCCGCAACTACGAAAAACTCGAACAACCGACGATTTATCGATTATATTGATCGCAAATCTGCTCAATTAACTTTTATTAGGCAGATTTCTCCACTTCTGACACCATGTTTCGGTATACAGAAATAAAACACGCGTGCTCTGTTACGCTAGAAATCTTCAACTAACTTTATTCAAGGGGTCCAATAATAACGCTTTGCTTACATGTAGTTAAGGGGCTTACCGAAGTAAAATTACATCGATTACAAGATTACAACACTGGCCCGTTTGCAGCAATTCTCCTATAGCATACAAAGCTGATGCAAAGGATGTCTCATCTTCCATCTAGTAAATAACAATGTAGATTAGTTTTTGTCAATACCGTTGGACTTTATTCGGTAATTTACCTTTATCCATTCAACGACGATTTGGATTTTCGTTTCTCCGAGTAAAGTTTTGCTTTCACAAACAAATATGGCGgactcaaacatttcaaattaccGTTTGTTCGGTAAGGCATTGCAACACTATGTACTGAAATACGGTAAAAAATTACAGTCTACGGTGAATCTTAGCAAATTACAAGTTTTTCGGTAAAATAATcgacgatttcggtgaaaacagAGAAATGACGTTTAGATTTTGCTAATTATTACTGATTTTCGGTAGAGCTCGTTTGCAATACCGAAGCTTCTGTTAAATATTTCTTTACAGTTCGTTTTCGGTAAGAAAATTTACCGAACAACGAAagaaaatctaagtgtgtaggcATATGTTTCTTGGGATTGCACATATACCGTGTTGATTCGAAGTGTTCGAATGTTTCGAATCCAGGACACCGTCCTTAAATcacacaaaaatatgttttcgacATGGAGAATGTAGAAGACattttaattatgaattttaGGCGAACAAATTGGAATTTGGTCCAAAAACACAGTGAAAAAGGCTAGTGTCCGGCTTTCAAAACGTTCGGCAATTTGATACAGTACGATATTTAAGGGAGCTATTATTAATATAATATCTCAAGTGCAGGTTCAAAAAGAAAAACGgcataagggttcattcacaaatttcataacgccaaaaatgaccattttcgacacccacccaccctcttgtaacactttttgtataaaTATGTTTACGAATTtcgtatgagctgtaacaattcgatgacacccacccaccccctttagcgttatgaaatttgtaaagtATTAAACACGGTtgtttgcgaataccctttaatgggtgaaaaaatacTCTTTGTCGAATAGCGACCGGATCTGTCAGAAAACGGGTAAATTCATATATGAAAAACGGGTAAATAAATACCCATTTTCAAGAAGCAATGGCTGTTAAAAAACGGGTGATTTTAAACCCATTTATGGGTGAAAAAGTAGTTGGCTGACATCACCTGCAGCTGTGCGCAGTTTCGgagtttttaaataattcaactCGTATTGATGTTACTTTTTGCATGCAACGTATTTCCCGATGGAAACATTTAAATAAGTGGTAAGTTGTGACCTCAAATACTAAGCGTTATTTAGAAAAACTGATTATAATCAACACTAATAATTTTCAGATGGTTCCGTTGCTCCTGCCGCACGCATCTGTCCTCCAAGGGAATACATAACTGATTAGTGTAATAACACTATGTGTGTATGTATTTATTAATAAAGTTTATATAACAatgatttttacaaataaaactgcATTTTCCGATAATTTCTTTCAAGAGTCGTAATAATTGATGAAATTATAAATGTCCTTATCTACCATTCACAaaaagggtaaatttttaccctttttacGTCGCGAGCACGATTTACAAAGcgggtaaaaaaatacccatcCTTTGACATAAACTGCCTTTACCCGTTAATGAGTAAACAGGGTTTACCCATTAAATGGGTAGAGGCACTTTTAACGgaaatgggtattttttcacccattaaagggtaatcGCAAACAACCGTGaatggaaaatcaaattttgaccaAACGATTTGATGAATTGGTTCACAGCCTTTACCTCACACGAATCGAACTGTTCACATCTCATTTTGTTGCGATATTGAAAACCCACTGGGAGCATGCAATGCTGTCAGCGTCCCGCGCGGTGCTGTCACTCGAGCTGCTATAATTTTATGCTCGCAGAAAATCTCTTCTGTTTCCGGTCTCCACTCAGTCGATCTCTTTTCACTTGTAGTCGTCGTCGAGTGCGGTCGCACAACGCAGCATCATGGCGTAAgtatttctaatatttttttttctcttacaaTGTGCTTCTATTATAACTGATCTTAAAGTGGATGGCTTTTAGCGAAAATTATCGTTTTGTATTACGTTATTCACAAATTAAGCAATATAAAACTGatcaatttaaaataatatgCTCAAAATTCAATGCAATTTTCGCTGGTCGATTTTCAAGGTTATGTTCTAATGAGTGCCGCTTTTTCTCTTCTACTTCCAGAACCAAAGTGTCGAAGGATATCCTGTACGAATGTGTGAACGAGGTGCTGAAGGGCTCGAAGAAAAAGCACCGCCGCTTCCTGGAGACTGTTGAACTCCAGATCGGACTGAAGAACTACGATCCCCAGAAGGACAAGCGTTTCTCGGGCACTGTCAAGTACGTTTCAACCTGATCTTCCGGTGGGTGACCCCACATTGGTTGAGAAATCAGGAAGTCTCCCTCCACGGGGAGACGGACCTGCACTCAGGGTCTTAAAACAAATGAGGAGGCTTGGTTTCGATGGCATTCTACCCTGTGTGGGTGTCGCTCGGACCTCGCCGAACCCCCTTTTGCTTCTCCTTGATTAACACTTGTTCAAGAGCTCTCATCCGTCAGCGGTGGTGAGTTGGAATAATCCCATTGACCCGTCTCCTGATAGATTTGTGTTTCCAAGTGAGTATGAGATTATTAATCCTGGATTTGTTTTTCCTCCATACAGGCTAAAGTACATCCCGCGCCCGAAGATGCAGGTGTGCGTCCTCGGAGACCAGCAGCACTGCGATGAGGCCAAGGCCAACGACATTCCCTACATGGATGCCGAAGCGCTGAAGAAGCTGAACAAGAACAAGAAGTTGGTCAAGAAGCTAGCCAAGAAGTACGACGCTTTCCTGGCTTCGGAATCGCTTATCAAGCAGATCCCACGTCTGT
It contains:
- the LOC5577478 gene encoding 60S ribosomal protein L10a isoform X1 translates to MATKVSKDILYECVNEVLKGSKKKHRRFLETVELQIGLKNYDPQKDKRFSGTVKLKYIPRPKMQVCVLGDQQHCDEAKANDIPYMDAEALKKLNKNKKLVKKLAKKYDAFLASESLIKQIPRLLGPGLNKAGKFPGLLAHSESMVQKIDEVKATIKFQMKKVLCLSVAVGHVKMTPDELAQNVHLSINFLVSLLKKHWQNVRSLHIKSSMGAAQRLY
- the LOC5577478 gene encoding 60S ribosomal protein L10a isoform X2 produces the protein MAFYPVWVSLGPRRTPFCFSLINTCSRALIRQRWLKYIPRPKMQVCVLGDQQHCDEAKANDIPYMDAEALKKLNKNKKLVKKLAKKYDAFLASESLIKQIPRLLGPGLNKAGKFPGLLAHSESMVQKIDEVKATIKFQMKKVLCLSVAVGHVKMTPDELAQNVHLSINFLVSLLKKHWQNVRSLHIKSSMGAAQRLY